One part of the Raphanus sativus cultivar WK10039 unplaced genomic scaffold, ASM80110v3 Scaffold0367, whole genome shotgun sequence genome encodes these proteins:
- the LOC130501988 gene encoding protein LIKE COV 1-like → MYMGDAKPGIAMANRDRELLIPVAHSPDDDDHDSSSSSSTPKPSPSSSSSHHAGQETFYKLIRSWASKKFMTGCVILLPMAITFYVTWWFIHFVDGFFSPIYAQLGIDIFGLGFITSITFIFLVGVFMSSWLGTSVLNLGEWFIKRMPFVRHIYNASKQISTAISPDQNTQAFKEVAIIRHPRIGEYAIGFITSTLVLQTYTDEEELCCVYVPTNHLYIGDVFLVSTKDVIRPNLSVREGIEIVVSGGMSMPQVLSTLDMRMAPERSRSSRS, encoded by the exons ATGTATATGGGCGACGCGAAACCGGGGATCGCGATGGCAAACAGAGATCGGGAGCTTCTGATCCCAGTCGCTCACTCCCCCGATGATGATGATcacgattcttcttcttcttcttctacaccTAAAccctctccttcctcttcctcctctcaCCACGCTGGTCAGGAG ACGTTTTACAAGCTGATAAGAAGCTGGGCATCTAAGAAGTTCATGACTGGATG tgtTATCCTGCTTCCAATGGCCATCACTTTCTATGTGACGTGGTGGTTCATTCATTTCGTTGATGGTTTCTTCTCCCCTATCTATGCTCAACTCGGAATCGACATCTTTG GACTTGGGTTTATCACCTCTATTACGTTCATCTTCTTGGTCGGAGTGTTCATGTCGTCGTGGCTGGGGACTTCGGTTCTCAACTTGGGAGAGTGGTTTATCAAGCGCATGCCCTTCGTTCGCCACATCTACAATGCCTCCAAGCAAATCAGCACTGCCATTTCACcag ATCAAAACACTCAGGCTTTCAAAGAAGTCGCCATTATAAGGCATCCCCGTATTGGTGAATACGCGATTGGGTTCATCACATCCACCCTTGTTCTCCAG ACTTACACGGATGAAGAGGAGCTTTGCTGTGTGTATGTGCCTACCAATCACCTTTACATTGGGGATGTATTCCTTGTAAGTACAAAGGATGTGATCAGACCAAACCTCTCTGTAAGAGAAGGCATAG AGATCGTAGTGTCAGGAGGAATGTCAATGCCGCAAGTTCTGTCAACACTTGATATGAGAATGGCTCCAGAAAGAAGTAGAAGTAGTAGGAGTTGA
- the LOC130501987 gene encoding rho guanine nucleotide exchange factor 8-like, translating to MVAALERGLSASKSFSFKRMFNSSSTKQQQSQTPVVDNGDSHLVESNTPESQNSNSLSESPVESIPQMISPLTRPGKRPDRQQADTDMMKDRFAKLLLGEDMSGGGKGVSSALALSNAITNLAASIFGEQTKLQPMPQDRQARWKKEIDWLLSVTEHIVEFVPSQQTSKDGVCTEIMVTRQRGDLLMNIPALRKLDTMLIDTLDNFKGHNEFYYVSRDSEEGKQASNARSNDKWWLPPVKVPPGGLSDPARRMLYFQKDSVTQVQKAAMAINAQVLSEMAIPESYIDSLPKNGRASLGDSIYKSITEEWFDPAQFLSMTDLSTEHKVLDLKNKIEASVVIWKRKLHVKDSKSPWGSGVSLEKRELFEERAETILIFLKQKFPGLPQSSLDISKIQFNKDVGQAVLESYSRILESLAYTVMSRIEDVLYTDSLAVKQALLAEETSDGGRTETDSESPGSSNSGEETERLDRQHSKTLFDFMGWSDKPTTPPSVTPKKLSYLEKLEKLNGFRSAKDRNVS from the exons ATGGTGGCAGCGTTGGAACGAGGACTAAGCGCTTCAAAATCGTTCAGTTTCAAAAGAATGTTTAATTCATCCTCGACAAAACAACAACAATCTCAAACACCTGTTGTGGATAACGGAGATTCACATCTTGTCGAGTCCAACACGCCTGAAAGTCAAAACTCCAATAGCTTATCAGAAAGCCCCGTTGAGAGCATTCCTCAAATGATTTCCCCTCTTACTCGACCGGGAAAACGACCCGACAGACAACAAGCAG ATACGGATATGATGAAGGACAGGTTTGCAAAACTACTACTTGGAGAAGATATGTCCGGTGGCGGAAAAGGAGTATCTTCTGCTCTGGCTCTTTCAAACGCCATCACAAATCTGGCTG CGTCTATATTCGGGGAACAAACAAAACTACAACCAATGCCACAAGATAGACAAGCTAGGTGGAAGAAAGAGATCGATTGGTTGTTGTCCGTGACCGAACACATCGTCGAGTTTGTTCCTTCTCAGCAAACGAGCAAAGATGGAGTTTGCACCGAG ATTATGGTGACAAGACAAAGAGGTGATCTTCTCATGAACATCCCAGCCCTTCGAAAACTCGACACCATGCTCATC GATACACTTGACAATTTCAAAGGACACAACGAGTTTTATTATGTGTCAAGAGATTCAGAAGAAGGGAAACAAGCGAGCAATGCTAGGTCAAACGACAAATGGTGGCTCCCTCCGGTGAAAGTTCCTCCCGGCGGTTTATCTGACCCGGCTCGGAGAATGCTTTACTTCCAAAAAGATTCAGTCACACAGGTTCAAAAAGCTGCAATGGCCATTAATGCTCAAGTCCTCTCTGAAATGGCTATACCGGAGAGCTACATCGACTCTCTCCCAAAG AACGGAAGAGCCAGTCTTGGAGATTCGATCTACAAGAGCATAACGGAGGAGTGGTTTGATCCAGCGCAGTTCTTGTCCATGACGGACTTGTCGACAGAGCACAAAGTGTTGGATTTGAAGAATAAGATTGAGGCATCTGTTGTGATTTGGAAGAGGAAGCTTCACGTAAAAGACAGCAAATCTCCTTGGGGATCAGGTGTTAGCTTGGAGAAAAGAGAGTTGTTCGAAGAGAGAGCAGAGACGATCTTGATCTTCCTCAAACAGAAATTTCCTGGCCTTCCTCAGTCTTCCCTTGACATCTCCAAGATTCAGTTTAACAAG GACGTTGGACAAGCGGTGTTGGAGAGTTACTCGAGGATACTAGAGAGCTTGGCTTACACGGTGATGTCAAGGATAGAAGATGTTCTTTACACAGATTCTTTGGCAGTAAAGCAAGCTTTATTGGCTGAAGAGACATCAGATGGTGGGAGAACGGAGACGGATTCAGAGTCACCGGGGTCTTCTAACTCGGGAGAAGAAACCGAGAGGCTTGACCGGCAGCATTCCAAGACCTTGTTCGATTTCATGGGTTGGAGTGATAAACCTACCACACCCCCAAGTGTTACGCCGAAAAAGTTATCCTACTTGGAGAAGCTAGAGAAGTTGAACGGTTTTCGAAGCGCCAAAGATAGAAATGTATCATGA
- the LOC108861053 gene encoding B3 domain-containing transcription factor ABI3-like, producing MKSLHVEANGGDLAEDCGILAGGSDEAVLMDGMGEVGREIWLDNHEGDHGHGHREDDDIIVHHDPSMFYGDLPTLPDFPCMSSSSSSSTSPAPVNAIVSSASSSSAASSSTSSAASWAILKSDGEDPTTQNQNQYASGNCDVESSAALQSTASMEIPLDSTQGFGCGEGGGDCIDMMETFGYMDLLDSNEFFDTSAIFNQDEDTQNPNLMEQALERKDQVVIPVMENNNSTEGDMQMMNPPLEQEDDLTGVFLEWLKNNKETVSADDLRKVKIKKATIESAAKRLGGGKEAMKQLLKLILEWVQTNHLQRRRTNDLSYQQDPFQNPNLLPPSDQTCFSPSTWVPPPPQPPPPPPPPPQQQAFVSDPGFGYMPAPNYPSQEYFPSLESPPTWPPPPQSGPMPLQQFTMPNPQYTPFQDPGGGFTGYNMNPYQYPYLPSSGQMRDQGLLRLCSSATKEARKKRMARQRRFLSHHHRHNNNQQNQTQIGEGCGAVDPQLNHVPTTATGGTWMYWPNVPTMPPTVSSQLPAMETQLPTMDRAGSSSVMPRQQVVPDRRQGWKPEKNLRFLLQKVLKQSDVGNLGRIVLPKKEAETHLPELEARDGISLAMEDIGTSRVWNLRYRFWPNNKSRMYLLENTGDFVKTNGLQEGDFIVIYSDVKCGKYLIRGVKVRQPAGQKLEATSSSAAVTKRQSKSQRSINNNSPSANIVASPTSQAVK from the exons ATGAAAAGCTTGCATGTGGAGGCGAACGGAGGAGATCTGGCTGAAGATTGTGGAATACTCGCCGGAGGCAGTGATGAGGCTGTTTTGATGGATGGGATGGGTGAGGTCGGTAGAGAGATCTGGCTAGATAACCATGAAGGAGACCATGGTCATGGTCATCGTGAAGATGATGATATAATTGTTCATCATGACCCTTCAATGTTCTACGGAGATCTACCAACACTCCCTGACTTCCCATGCatgtcatcatcttcatcatcttcaacatctccagctcctGTCAACGCCATCGTCTCCTCAGCCTCTTCCTCTTCCGCAGCCTCTTCCTCAACTTCCTCGGCTGCTTCTTGGGCTATATTGAAATCAGACGGTGAAGATCCGACGACTCAGAATCAAAACCAGTACGCATCGGGAAACTGCGATGTCGAGTCTTCAGCCGCACTACAGTCCACTGCTTCCATGGAGATTCCGTTGGATAGTACTCAAGGTTTTGGTTGCGGCGAAGGCGGTGGTGATTGCATTGACATGATGGAGACTTTCGGGTACATGGATCTACTCGATAGCAATGAGTTCTTTGATACTTCAGCCATCTTTAACCAAGACGAGGACACGCAAAACCCTAACTTGATGGAGCAAGCGCTGGAGAGAAAAGACCAGGTCGTTATTCCGGTTATGGAGAATAATAACAGTACTGAAGGAGACATGCAGATGATGAACCCTCCGTTGGAACAAGAGGATGATCTTACGGGAGTGTTCTTGGAGTGGCTGAAGAACAACAAGGAGACGGTTTCAGCTGATGATTTGAGGAAAGTGAAGATAAAGAAAGCTACTATTGAATCAGCAGCTAAAAGGTTAGGCGGTGGGAAAGAAGCGATGAAACAGCTTTTGAAGCTGATTCTTGAATGGGTCCAAACCAATCACCTACAAAGAAGACGCACCAACGATCTCTCATATCAACAAGATCCGTTTCAAAATCCTAACCTACTCCCACCGTCTGATCAAACATGTTTCTCACCTTCCACATGGGTTCCGCCTCCTCCtcagccaccaccaccaccaccaccaccaccacaacaaCAGGCTTTTGTTTCGGATCCGGGTTTTGGATACATGCCTGCTCCAAATTATCCGTCTCAAGAATATTTTCCATCACTCGAATCTCCACCGACGTGGCCACCACCACCACAGTCTGGTCCCATGCCACTTCAGCAATTCACTATGCCAAACCCTCAGTATACTCCATTTCAAGACCCTGGAGGTGGTTTCACAGGATACAACATGAATCCATATCAATATCCTTATCTTCCTTCTTCCGGACAGATGAGAGATCAGGGATTGCTTCGTTTGTGTTCCTCAGCTACTAAAGAGGCAAGAAAGAAAAGGATGGCGAGACAGAGGAGGTTCTTGTCTCACCACCATAGACACAACAACAATCAGCAGAACCAAACTCAAATCGGAGAAGGCTGTGGTGCTGTGGATCCTCAGCTTAACCATGTACCTACTACAGCCACGGGCGGGACTTGGATGTATTGGCCTAATGTCCCTACCATGCCACCGACGGTCTCATCTCAACTACCGGCGATGGAGACTCAGTTGCCCACCATGGACCGAGCTGGCTCTTCTTCTGTTATGCCACGTCAGCAGGTGGTACCAGATCGCCGGCAG GGATGGAAACCAGAAAAGAACTTGAGGTTTCTCTTGCAGAAAGTGTTGAAGCAAAGCGACGTGGGTAACCTCGGAAGAATCGTCTTGCCAAAA aAAGAAGCTGAGACGCATTTGCCGGAGCTGGAGGCAAGAGACGGCATCTCTTTGGCCATGGAAGACATTGGAACCTCTCGTGTTTGGAACCTGCGCTATAG ATTTTGGCCGAACAACAAAAGTAGGATGTATCTCCTCGAAAACACCG GCGATTTTGTGAAAACAAATGGGCTCCAAGAAGGTGACTTCATAGTCATATACTCCGATGTCAAATGTGGAAAATAT TTGATACGAGGGGTTAAAGTAAGGCAACCGGCGGGACAAAAGCTAGAGGCTACGTCGTCCTCAGCAGCTGTAACGAAGAGACAAAGCAAGTCGCAGAGGAGCATTAACAACAACTCTCCGTCAGCAAATATAGTCGCTTCACCAACTTCTCAAGCAgttaaatga